A region of the Candidatus Schekmanbacteria bacterium genome:
ATTTTATCTCTTTTTCTGTTATTTCAGGTTCTGCCGCAGGTATAAAACTTTTCTTTCCCATTATTGTTTAATCCTTAATTTTTGAAGAAAAATTATTCGTAAATATTTATAACATTTATGAGTGTTTTTAATAAGAGAAATTATATCGCTATTTCTCGAAAAGGCAGAAAAGAAAAATCTTATTTGTAAGTAACATCATATACATTCGCTATAAGAGAGCGCTCTGTCGATGGAGCGAAGAAGCCAATCCACTATACTTTTTTTGCAGGCATTCAGTAAAATTTCCATTTTCACGAACTCATATCATTTTCAAGGACTCATATCTTGAGCTCAAATAATGAAAAATATTTTTTACTGAACGATAAAAAGTTTTGATGAAATCTGAAAATGGGTGTGCAACTTATTTTTTTTGATTACTGCCTATGTTTTTTCACAAAGCATATAAGTGATTATATGACATTTCTACTTTGCCGGGAACGAGACATCTCTATTTTGCCTTTACAGAAATCCCAAAACTAATTGACTGTAAGCAAAAAAACATATATTAATATTGTTCGCATCTAAGAAATCTCTTACTAAAGCACTATTGACTGCCGGGATGGCGGAAATGGTAGACGCAAGGGACTTAAAATCCCTCGGGGCTTTGTCTCCGTGCCGGTTCGATTCCGGCTCTCGGCAATTGACAAGGGAAAGGGGTCAAGTCTGCTTTTGACTTTTCTATTGTCTTATGGTAATTTTTCATTATGTCAAGACCATTGCGCATATCATATCCCGGTGCTTGGTATCATGTAATGAATCGGGGGAGAAGAAAGGAGAAAATCTTTTTGTCTCAGAGCGACTACGAAGCCTTCATCAAGATCCTCCAAGAGACATCAGTGATGTGGAATTTGAAAATTTCTTCATATTGTCTAATGCCCAACCATTATCATTTGTTAGTTCACACGCCAGACGGTAATATTTCCAGATGTATGAGGCATATAAACGGTGTTTATACTCAACATTTTAACCGTTACCACAAGAAAGATGGGCAATTGTTTCGCGGCAGATACAAGGCTGTGCTTGTTGAAGCAGATAGTCATCTTCTTGAAGTCCTGCGCTATATCCATCGAAATCCCATAAGGGCTGGCCTTGTAAAAGAGATAGGAGAATATACTTGGGATAGTCATAGAGGATATGTGGCTAATGATAAAAGATGGGATTGGCTTTATACAGACATTTTATTGTCAATGTTTGCCAGTAAAAAAAATATGGCACAGGAAGCATACCTAGAATTTGTTTTAAAGGAAGAGTCTGATGAAATCAAACGCTTTTATTCAAAAAAGAATATGCCCTCGGTACTCGGAGGAGAAAATTTTAAAGAATGGGTGAAATTGAAGTTTCGTCATCTACTTAGTAATGTAGAAATACCTGAAGCTCGTGTGCTAGCAATAAATCCTGAAACAATAATTAGTCAGGTATGTGAACATTTCAATATTGATAGAGAAACGTTAATGTCATCAAGGCGTGGCAAGGAGAACTTGCCAAAAGATATAGCTGTATATTTAGTGAGGCTTCACAGCAAAGAAACTCTCTTGGATATTGGAAGATATTTTGATATGAATAATTACAGTTCAGTGAGTAGTATGGTAGAGCGGGTAAAAAGGAGAAGAATGAAAGATAATTCTTTGCGTAAACATCTTGAAGAAATTGAGAAAAAACTTAACAAAAGCCAAAAGCAGACTTGACCCCTTTTTTCAAAAGATATTTTAGTTTCGCATCCTTCATAATAGTTCTTATAAGTGTAACTCCTGCATCATGTTTAAGCTCACTCCCTTTTATTCCTTCAGATGATTCAAAATATCAATGCATTGAAACAACGCAAGGAATTCCTCTTCTTAAGAAGAAAATAAATGGAAAATTTAAAGAGATAAAGATTGATAGAGAAATAGGGAAAATAAAAAAGAGGGTAAAAAAATATAAAAAGAAATTAGTTAGACTCCATAAAGAAATACGCGGTCTCAAAGGCAAGAAATATGAAAAAAAATTTGTCAACCTTTACAGAGCGCATCACAAAATGAAAATAAACACCCAGTTTCTTTCTCAAATCAAAAGTTGTAAAAATGGAGAATTTGAATATGACGACATTTCAACTCCCGGCAATCCTGCACAAAAAATCTCATGGGATATTGGTAAAGAAGTTGGTTATCAGCCAGCAGCCGATAAACTAAACGAAAGTGCCGAAGAAGCATTTGCCTTTGACTCAAAAAACTATTTCGTAAAATCAAAAAAGATTCATGGAACAAAAGT
Encoded here:
- a CDS encoding transposase — protein: MSRPLRISYPGAWYHVMNRGRRKEKIFLSQSDYEAFIKILQETSVMWNLKISSYCLMPNHYHLLVHTPDGNISRCMRHINGVYTQHFNRYHKKDGQLFRGRYKAVLVEADSHLLEVLRYIHRNPIRAGLVKEIGEYTWDSHRGYVANDKRWDWLYTDILLSMFASKKNMAQEAYLEFVLKEESDEIKRFYSKKNMPSVLGGENFKEWVKLKFRHLLSNVEIPEARVLAINPETIISQVCEHFNIDRETLMSSRRGKENLPKDIAVYLVRLHSKETLLDIGRYFDMNNYSSVSSMVERVKRRRMKDNSLRKHLEEIEKKLNKSQKQT